GGCTCCCAGTCTTCTCCACTCTCCAGGTAGGAGTCCAGGGCTCCCCTGATGAGGCCCCTCCAGGCACGTGCCTCCTCAGAGCTCTTGGCCCTCAGCTTGAGCGTATCCCTGGCCGTTACGACCCTAAAGAAGGCTGGTCCGCCCATAGAAACGTCTGGGACCACGTCCCGGATCCCCTCGATGGGGTGGGAGCAGCGCAGCACCTTCTGCCCGTCTTGCATCCGGAAGCCCTTGAGAGTCtctaaggagagggagaagacgaGAGGAGTCCAGTTGCGAGCCTCGGAGTCCTGGCAGAAGTACAGCACTGCTTCCTTAATGGCGTCTGACTCTGAGTCTGTGGGacgcgtccagtccagctccagctGCTGCTCCTGCTCAACCACAGCCCCCCCTCGATCGGGACTGGCGGGTACggaggagggggatgaagggGAAGATTTTGGGGGCTCATCCGGGGTTACACTGCTGTCAGAGAGCTGCAGCACCTCCCACTGGTCATCGAGGAGGTGAAGCGGGCGGCACTTGTTGACGGCTTCAGTGATGCGGTCCACCCAGTCCTCGGCCTCATCGCAGTTGGCCGCCCGCATAAGGAGCCTTTTCCCGGGGAAGGCAAGGTCGAAGCGGCCCTCGGCCGAGGTGACGCAGGCATCCTCGCAACGCAGCAGGGAGCAATTGTCGCAGCAGGTGCGCTCCTCTGCATTCAGGTAGAGGCGGAACTCGAAGGGCGAGAGCTCGCAGTAGTAGTCGCGCCACATGCCTACCGTGCCCCGCCGCTCCAGGTGTCCCAGCTTCAGTAGTCCGCGGAAAGGGTTGGAGAGGCctgaaggacagagagaaagagtgaaagagaagaGGGAGCGAAAGAACGAGTTAAGTCAACTCAAGGATGCTATAGAAAAACTGCCCAACAGATCTCTAAAGTGCGTGGGTCTAATTTCTGTCCAGATAAAAATGTGCATGCCATcaaaaaaacattattattttttaaatgacactAAACCGGTATAACAGGTTTTATCTGATCATGAAACCACCGGGCAAAAATGATATTCAACACTGAGGTTCAAACATACCATAAGGAGGAAGTACCAATAATTCTGTGAAGTTGGCAGCAAAAACAAGGAAGCACGATCATATACCAAAAAGGTAAGAGAATTCATGAACATTACTGGTAGAACTAAAAAGTTCTTCCTGGTTTGAGCCTAGATTGTTGTTTCACAATTGACCCTTCGCTAATCCCCGCCCCATAATTTTGAGCAACCAATCGCAGTGCTCCAATGGACACATCGGACAAGCTCACGTGTCAAACGCATTAAAGCCACTGAAAACAGAGTTTTCATGAAAAGGAAGATAAATTGTTTAAATGGCTGAATAACAGTGCACCAGGGGTACCTGAAATGTAGAGCCTGTTGGAGTATTTTTCTAATCCAAAATTGTACTTTTGTTACATTGTTTGCTAGCTCAGCCGGTTAGCTAGCTCTGTCTCATTGACCACCAAACGTGGCTAACTAGCCAGTTACTGTACATTTCAAGAAAACAAGTTATATTATGTTAGAAAGTTAAGTTAGCTATATTATGAATAGAACTACAACATCACCTGTTGTTGACATCAGGATATGACTTGAGGGAAGTAGTTAGCTCCAAGAGTGGTTAGTAGTAGCTTTATCTGCTTGACAGCGCATTCAGAACCATTCAGTGGCTAACTAGCCACACTACAAACTAACTTGTACCAGGTTCCTGTGAAGCAATTGTAATGACAGAACACCATAACATACTCAACAGTCTCCTGATTAGCAAGGGGTTGTCTGTGTTGAATTTTATTATGTATTAAAAACACAGTTTGAGATCATTGTGTAGGGTTTTCTGAATGAGGAATGGAGCTTCCTGGGAATATTTTGGCCGAGGTTGCAACAGTAAGCAAGGGTGTGTGAGGCTTAGCAAAGGGTAAATTATGGAAGTTGTGGACTGTCCAATGACTCACAAACCCTGCCATTGCACAAACAAGTATTTGGTTAATCTTAATTTCCTTGAACTAAAGTGTGACAATGACCAGAACAACATGTGCTGAAAACTAGGAACAATCCTTTGGCATACTGTCACCTCATGACCAAGGCCATTCGTATGGTGGTTACAACAGACTGCATCACAAGGTGTTCTGTGTTCAAGAAGTGCTAGAAGAGTTGGTGTCCCTGGTTTTGGGAGCTTACCTATCTGCCTGCGGTGGACCACGCTGGGGGGGGACTGGGGGGTCTCGGGCTctagagggggagaggtaaatcCATTCACACAAGCTGGGCCAGACCCTAGCAAAGACTCATCGGGGTCAGCCAGTTTCTCAAGGTGTGGCTTATAGATGTCATCCTCAGAGATCCAGGAGTGGGAATGCTAAGAAAGGGTAAATGGGTCTTAGTGGTGATCGGTTGCTAATTTAGCAAATCTGGAAATAATTGTTGTTTCAGCTTTTAACCCTATAAGCCCACAGATGCGTTACTATTTAGCAAAGCTTTGCACAATATAAATTCTACTAATGCAGCCTAGACTACAGTggaaaatatattattatattatatcattatCTAGGGCAAAGGTCAAGGAGAACTCAAATAACTTAGAGCAACTGAACATGCCGATTGGCACGTTTTTTCTGTTACTCATTAGAAAAATTATGAGACAAGGTAGACGTGGAAGCCTATTTCACTTCCTTAAAGTCCCCAGAAtgctgggcaggtctgtctcactgtctatgcTTTTGGATAGAGAGCAATCACCGCAGCCTGTTCACCCCATGCTAAAGGCAAATGGACATCATCAAAACCAAACGGTAACTTACCTGTCATACGCACGGATGCTACAAACTCTGTTTATAgcctgactttatgaccaaaattatcatACTTACACTTCGTCGTCAATTTTGACACGATAAtaactgtttctgactcatattgatGCCACATAGGCCATTTTCAACGGGATTTGTTGCTTTTAAAAGGCAGTCGCTCTTTAAGGTAAATCACATGACGAGTGAGTCAGACAGGTGGATGGGAGGGAATAAGAGAGAGATTAAATTTACTGTGACTGAGTCTGTAGACACCGTCCGACTGAGCACGCTGGTAGTGCGGTGTAGGTTCATGTGGGCTGAAAGCTCCGAGCCGCTCTTAACAGAATATTCTGTTTTTTTCTTCTGTGGCGTCTCAGTGACAGGCAGGTGAGGAGTTGTCGATGTGCTCTCCACACAGTCACTGAGACTGGAGGGCCCTTCAATGTGCGAGTACACGTTGGAGGGGGCGTGGGTCTTGGTGGACGGCTCCTCCTGGTCTGACCCCAGTGAAGCAGGGTTAGAGGGGCCAGTGAGATGTGTGACATGTCCCTGGGTCTCGCTGTCGGAGCCACTGAAGGCAGTGTTCTCAGAGAGGTGGTCTGCGCCTGGGGTGGACACGTACGAATCCTCGCGCATGGAGTCCTGACTGGAATGGGCACTCTCCCTGAAGTCTGCCAGAACACTGCATGGTTACACAAAATAGGAGATGTCAGAGGTCGTCAGAAATCACCAAATGAAACAAGGGACAACATGTTAGACAGTTCCTTTAagtatttaatacatttctaaCATTGTTAGTCGAATCACGTTGCTTGCATCACCATAATTGCGGTGGGTTTCATTCTTGCGTGAGTACGCCTACAGGCATTGACCtcaagttgctttggataaaagcatttgCTAAATGCAGAAATTATTTGGGTCTATGTCTTATACTGCTTTGGTGATCTTCCAAGGACCTCATTTATTAGCACAGGTACACTAACAACACTCACACATGACTTACTCTTTGAGAGGCCTCTTGGCATTGCCATTGTTCTCCATGTTGGAGATTTCCAGGTCACATGGCCAGGGCTCCTTGTCTGGGCTCTTGGGGTCGTGACCTTGAAGCAGACTGTCAGAGCTCAGACTGGAGGAGAGCTGAGACGACCCTGTGGTGTCCAGGCTCAAATTGGACGAATTCAGTGGGGTCTTAAACCCTGAGACCCCCCCAATCCCCTTCCCCAGCACCCCTGGCCCCCCTCGCTGCACTTCAACCGTATCCGACCCGCCGGACGACTGTGACACCGTATCATAGGATTCCTTGCGCTTGGTGAGAAAGGGGAGGTCGAGCGCTTCAGCCTGGGCGGCAGGGCAGAGGCCAGCCAGAGCCAGAGGGGTGGTGGTCCACTCGTTGAGCACGGCCGATTTGTAAGAGAGGTTGAAGGTGAGGGAGGCCAGGCCCTGGATGTAACTGAGCAGCACCTCACGCTCCTCAGGGTCCAGAAGCAGGGCGGAGGGCTGGTAGTGGGCCTGCAGTTTGGAGCCCTCGCGGAACAGGGAGGCCAGGTAGCACTCCATTAGGCCGTGGTTGAGGGCCAGCCGCAACCAGGCCCGGCTGCGACCCGTGTCCGTACCCACGAAGCTCAGCTTCTCCAGCTCCGTGATCACGTCACTGAGGGCACCAGGAGGAGGCATTGCATAATTTATCATTACAGAGAATtgtttcatgtacagtatacaccACACATATTGAAACAAGCTACACCATCTGATCTGAAACATTTTCTTTTGTCATTCTGCTTAACTTGTGTAAATAAATAGCATTCTGCTTAACCACTGTAAATAAACATTATTCTGCTTTACTACTGTAAATGAATAACATTCTGTGATTTGTTATGCACACTTATTGCAACATAATAGAGGATATAAACATCCCATTATCTGAACTTCAACTTCTCTAGCACACTAAAACGATTGAGGGTGGAGACACTGCACTAGAGGCGCCTGTACGGCTATCTATAGGGGAAGTGGGATTCTCATTGTACAGCTTCAGGCATCCACCCACCCGTGAGTGACAGTCTTGAGGAGGCTCCAGAACACAGGCTGGGGGAGGGCTCCCCGGGACCCCCCTTTCCTGCCGCGTCCCCCAGCCTCGGAGCGAACATATTTGCTTTTGATGCCGTGGATAAAGATGGCCTCCAGTGCGCAGCACAGCAGATTGGCGTCACCATCCTCGCTGGTAACCACGACATCGGTTGTCACGTAGCGCTTCTGCAACGCCTTGAGTGACCACGCCAACTTCTCCTTAATCCACTAAAGAAATTGTAAGATTGGTTTAAATCACATATCCCAACAGATGAAACATTTCCAAATGTCTTCAACTGTTTGAAGTGACACAATTTCGCAATGGACTTCCCCAGATATTGGAAACAAAATGATGGCAGAAAAGATGTGTCATCACTTTAAGAAGGGTCATTAGCCATGTGAATATGAAACATACCCTGACACACATACAAGTGGCCCGATGTCAGCTGACACTGGCAAGAGGGCCAGAGAAAATCAATTTTATGCAATAACACACAAAACAGACTATTTATGAGCTACTGTTGGGCTGGAATGGGTTTTGGCATTCATGACAAAGCGTGTTCTGGGCATCTAATAACACTTGACCACACACAAGTTTGTCAAAATGGCTCTTTGACATCTAAAACAGACTGTAAACCTACTTAACTGCTGCTCATACAAGTTCTACCAACCCGACTACAAATAGGAACACTTTTGATCTTTATTTTCCCCAGAAAACAGGAACAGTGGACACTGGCCTACAATTTGAATTGATAAAACAAACCTTTGCCTCATTGACGTTGTCGGTAAAACTTGAAAATGACAGCATATTATTGATTATCTATGATATTTATCACACAGGCTACATTGCACAATGTCTAGCCTAAATCAAACATCAACAGAGTTcagttaaaggaaaactccacccaagaGCTATCTTTTAGTATTTGATTCATTAGCCCATTATTGATAGACCCAAATTGTTTTGCacgtcagcaatcaagttttcaagatgtaTAACTTTAAAAATACAGAAACAAAGGTGGTATGAGACATTTTGCATCATATAATGGTGCGTTTTGCAGGCTATTACTAGAACAGCAAAGATAGCCTACACCACTTAAACAGACCTAAAAATAAGTTTCAGATATTGATTTTATTCACTTAGTTTAAACCGTCTGTTATAAAGTAGTGCAATCAAACTGTGACATAAAAACGCCACGACATCAATGGGCTGCATTAAAGCAGAAGTCTGTTTTTTCacgcaaaaaaaatatttaaaaaacacataAGAAATATTTTGTTGCGTTTTATAAACgcagatctaaaatgcttcttattgtaatttctgctgTGCATCAGACtcattttgtgcttcagttgcacttcacTTGGATGAAAATTCATGAACgagcattctatcagcagacagggCTCTGACTGATGCGTAGCTACTTTTCTCCTGTACTTTCTCAGTGTAGCCTACTTTTCTCCAgtaaaatgcaagattaacttCAAGCAAAACATTAAGAAATGTAGCTGGCTGCATTTTTCTATGATAAACATTCTAAAGATCTGGCCATGCATTGTTTTtgccaaaaatattattttctgcGAAGAAAACCTgcccctgatcactctattgaagcaaaaaaactgttttctttcaatataaaacactggtgaACTGGTTTAAACACAGATGTTTTGATGGTCTGCATTTTGAAAATGCACATTTTTGAATTCTAACACGACCCCAGCTACTTGTCCACACGGTCACTTACGTGAATAACTATGCCATGTCATATAGGCTAAGGTGTTTGACATAGTAGCCTGGACTTCAATGACTAAGAACTGGAAATCAGGGCATCCCAGTAAGCAATAAACATTAGGCTAAGCAATAAATATTCACTTAGGCTTATTGTTAAAATACTAAGATTGGTCAGGCATAGACAGGGTCGATGTGTCACTAAAACAGTATCTGTGAGAGAGATCTGATCACCTTTTCAGAGTCACATGGAAGTGGTTTATGGCATTGGGTGAGCCATTAACAGTAAAAAAAAGGTTTAGCTTACCTGCTTGACGTCTTTTGCCTCTGGCCCTGTATCTGGGGTCTGTGTGGCTAACATCTTGCCTCCAGGGATGAGAGTTACTCCCACATGACACGCTGTAACATACACATAAGATATCTCCGGTGGTTATGCTGACAACAAGCTGAACAAACAACCCCACGAAAAACACATTGTTACAGGGCTCTACAgtgtgaccattttacttgcaAATAAATATTTTGCTGTACTTTAAATTTtaatttaggagcaccagtgcGTCTAGAAAAATGTACGATTCTAGCTTTAATACCTCAAATATTTGTCCTTGTGCTCCTAAATGTATTTGTgtgagactacattttccaattTAGGCGCACATGTGCTCCTTGTAGTTCTGCAAGCCCCCTTTATATCCATTTAGGTGGCATTTGACATAATTTAAGTAAACAAACACATCAAGGGCTGTCAGTACAATATTCTAGTGATAGTGACATTcattgacagaagagagactgACTATAAGATTATTTCCACATCATGCCGAGTCACACAATTTAGAGATCACAAGACTGTTTTAGCTTACATGTATGGTGTGTGTTGACACCAGCTCAGAAATCAATCACACGGTCTACTGAGGTTTTTGTTGACAGTAAGACAAGTTGCCACAGAGGAAAAAATGCTAGCAGTGAGGAATAGAACTTCCTGGAAGAAGGGAACGTGAACGTACAGTGAGTGCTCACGAGAGCATTAACGTGTTTGTCAAAAGCTTTGGCTTGATCACTGGAGCCCATCCCTTTATCCCAATTTCTATGACACTTATCTAACGGCTGTGTCTATCTAGTGGACAAAAACAACATAcctttaaaaacatatatatataattcctAAACCCTAATTCCCAATGACAATGTTAACGTCTACAAATCAGCTGATTGAGAACCCCCGGTACTGTCGTAAAGAGATGCCCTTAATAGAAGGCTAAATAAACAATATAGTTACATAAATACAAACATGCATGTGTTGTTGACAAGAAACACAAAGAAAAACACAAGGAACATTGCGTTACTAACAAGCTAGCTAGATACATACCGTGTTATTGTTGGGTCAACGTCGTTAACTAGCCAGTTAGCGATGTCCAAAACAAGCGATTTAACAGGATTTTTCCCCGCTGCTTTGTCGTTCTTGTTTGACTCCTACGTGGACTGCAACATTGTATCGCATGATGCCATTTCACAGAGTCGTTTCTTTCACATGTACATTCCTGAATCGGAGACAGGAAGAAAAGTCTAATCGAATGTGTCTGCAACCTTTAGCTCAGCTTCAGGCAGAGATGTTCGAGAAAGTAGGAGATCGGAATCGCATTGGACAATGAATTAGGTATAAGCCTCCACCCAGCAGACTGTCGACCAATCGCGTTAATGTTGTTATGTTGCGTCGCACGGTTGCTAAACAAATCGTCACGCAATCCCTTCTCGAAGTCAGGTTATGAGTCGAGAAACCTGCTATTTTCCTCAGAATAGCCCAGAATAAGCTGTGCGGCCCATTGACAATGTATGGGTAAAGTATACAGGGGGCATTAACACAATTCCGTCTCCTCAAAAGTGCCTATGGTTCAGGTTCAGCTCAGCTGAGGGGACAAATGCATGATGTGATATGTCTGGCTCTACATTCCTTCAGAACATACGGGCTTGCAGAAAAGGTATATGTGCGCTTGCATGCAACCAGATGGGACCACCTACTGTGCCCCACTAAGTCCCCAAAATATGTCAGCTTCATGTAAAAAGCAAAATTCTTCTCATTCCTGTTCAGTGACGTTTTGTTGGATACATAGTCTGGCTGCAGAAGTCTTCCAGAACCAGGTATGCTCTGCTATTTTAATTTTGCAATATAGGACAACATTCCGCTCTAGCATATCCTTACCCCTATATTCTTTATAGGCTATTGCTGACTGTCCTATATGCCTAGGGCCCTATGCTATGTTTGTCAATTAATACAAGCTTTTAACTTTTCCACATGATAATTTCTTTGAATTCTTTGGAGGTTTGCCCAATGCTTTGGATATGTTCATGCTATTAGGTCTActgatttttgtttgttttatgtaGTGAGTTGTCCTAGTTTTTTCTAAAgcatttatatgtgtgtgtttttttctcttCTTTTTAAAAATAAAGGATGTGTGCACAGTTCAGCAATAGAAAATTAGAAAAGTAAGAAAGCTTGAGAAATAATATAGATTGATTGAATTCAAGTGATTACTGTAACATATCAtagcttttttttaaatctgttcATAATCAGTATTCCAGGAAATGTTGCACAGCACTACGagttatttttctctctcactttacCAAGGTTTCTGCTGAGTATGAATGATTGTGTCATGGTATTTACTCTTTGATTGAATTACACTATCAGTGTATAGACAGTTTCTATTTCGCAATGATACTAATCTCTCATATTGATGAAAGACATTTACCACAAACAATAGTCCAGAGACCAATATCAAATAGAGGCCAAGCAGTAGCAGCTAATGTATTCATTTATCCTTTGATGAGCAGTGATCTGAGTAACAGATAGGCTTGTTACCATATAGACTATATTTTTACATAGAGTTACTGAGCTTCACAATAAAAGGTGAGTAATGTCCAATCAGTGGGATAATACATTTAATCATCACTGATATGTCTGCTTTGGTTTTTGACATGAGACAACACATAGTTATCCCATAGTACAGATAGCTTTAGAACTCACACCAATGTATGTAAACTAGTAGAACTGTACAAGAGTCATACAAATTAGAAAGAAACAAAGATTTCGAAATATATTCGAGACCTATAACCTACCTGTGACAGAAAGTGTTAGCAAAGATGGCAGATAAATTAAGATAGTTCAATCAGGCCGTTTATTACCATTGAAAAAATGACTTTTCTTGTTGAAAAGCGGTATCCCAAGTAttaatacagtaaagtacacacactaaagggtaattattattatttttgtttcttCTGTAAAATAGTGTTTTTAGACacaactgcaaacttcaaggagtaGGGCATTCAAGGCTTTGGTTTGATGGGAAGTCGTAATGTCATAGGCCTCCCCTTGCTTGAAGAACAATATTATGTTTCTTCAGAGAAAATATATTTGTAGTGATGTCCAATGTTTTTTTGTTATTGTATTTGAATTTGAaattttaaataaaatgtttaaaaatgttttttttaaagagacgAAGCGAGGAACAATCTTctcccccaaaaaaacaaaaacaaaagagGGGCAAAAAAAGAACAAAAGAGGAAAGGCCCACCCCAACACTTGTGCTATTTCATGATGTAcaagcatgtgtatgtgaccaatacaatttgaattTATCTGGACCACGgattgagatgtgccttttgatAAGTAGATCAGATGTTAAATGAGTTGAAAATAAGACTGGCGTGCCACCTATACAGTGCCACCCAGTGGAGACAGTACCACATGTGACATTACACAGAGGTTCCAAACGGAAGTGTGTTGTACCGAAAATGTGGCGCGAGACATAGCCAATGTTGTGTGTACATAcacgttttttttaaagtaaaaacTTAATCTAAAACAGTTCCATCCACTGCATTTATTATACAATTTGGGAACTACGTTGTTTTATGAGACGGGCGGCATAGAAACCGGCGTTCATCAAGGCAAATATGCCCCGTAGACGACAGGTACGAAACATGTAGGTCGGAAGCTAACGTTACGGCGTTAGCTAGCTGGATAAAGCTAACTTGACTAGCTATGCTGCTAGCATAATGTTGCTAAAATGTTAGCCAGTGGTCTCTATTATGCATTCGAAAGTATGTATGTTTCTTAACTAGCTAGATAACTTAATGCTAACTATCTAGTTAGCTACTGCAGATAACCTAAGTTAGTAAGCTAAAATGGCCTCTCTTTTACGCTTTCAAGGTAGATTGCTAGCTAATGCTGCAATGGTGTTTTGCTAATGTTGCGTTGCCTATTTGGCTAACTAACGTTaactgactagctagctagctattaagGCTGTGTTTACATATCGATTTGTAGAGAGTAATTAGCTAGCTGTATATCTCATTTATGAGAAATTGATACATTTGAAGGAGCTAACGTTAGCAACAATTCTATAACCTAGTTTGAGCCATCATGACAAGCaaatagttaacgttagctagctagatatcgTCTAGTTACCTGGCTAACGCGTTAGCCCTACCAGTCTTACTTTTTTTCATTCTATCACAGAGTGTGCATTTGGGGAGCGGCTCTGATGGGACTGAAGATTCAG
This window of the Oncorhynchus clarkii lewisi isolate Uvic-CL-2024 chromosome 16, UVic_Ocla_1.0, whole genome shotgun sequence genome carries:
- the LOC139368105 gene encoding pleckstrin homology domain-containing family M member 1-like translates to MLATQTPDTGPEAKDVKQWIKEKLAWSLKALQKRYVTTDVVVTSEDGDANLLCCALEAIFIHGIKSKYVRSEAGGRGRKGGSRGALPQPVFWSLLKTVTHGDVITELEKLSFVGTDTGRSRAWLRLALNHGLMECYLASLFREGSKLQAHYQPSALLLDPEEREVLLSYIQGLASLTFNLSYKSAVLNEWTTTPLALAGLCPAAQAEALDLPFLTKRKESYDTVSQSSGGSDTVEVQRGGPGVLGKGIGGVSGFKTPLNSSNLSLDTTGSSQLSSSLSSDSLLQGHDPKSPDKEPWPCDLEISNMENNGNAKRPLKDVLADFRESAHSSQDSMREDSYVSTPGADHLSENTAFSGSDSETQGHVTHLTGPSNPASLGSDQEEPSTKTHAPSNVYSHIEGPSSLSDCVESTSTTPHLPVTETPQKKKTEYSVKSGSELSAHMNLHRTTSVLSRTVSTDSVTHSHSWISEDDIYKPHLEKLADPDESLLGSGPACVNGFTSPPLEPETPQSPPSVVHRRQIGLSNPFRGLLKLGHLERRGTVGMWRDYYCELSPFEFRLYLNAEERTCCDNCSLLRCEDACVTSAEGRFDLAFPGKRLLMRAANCDEAEDWVDRITEAVNKCRPLHLLDDQWEVLQLSDSSVTPDEPPKSSPSSPSSVPASPDRGGAVVEQEQQLELDWTRPTDSESDAIKEAVLYFCQDSEARNWTPLVFSLSLETLKGFRMQDGQKVLRCSHPIEGIRDVVPDVSMGGPAFFRVVTARDTLKLRAKSSEEARAWRGLIRGALDSYLESGEDWEPESPGVAPGAGGNTHRLVQHRLKGDGVLLAHLCTVPTEKGLDLQGFKCAGCPKVIGVSRGKARLCEFSGQYYCDACHQGDTIVIPSRMVHNWDLAPREVSRHALKLLAQIEHEPLLNLDLLNPDLWEHAEAMAQAQSLRQRLRLLGDYLLTCRSGACKNIQTRLGPRTYLLESSHLYSVMDLRQIAEGMYVAYLNTLIQFASNHVHHCDLCTQRGFICQICHTSDIIFPFQFDTTTRCKECKAVSHVTCKAKSPSCPRCLRLQRYLERDLQD